TACCCCGGGTGGACAAGATCTGCGGGCCGGGGGGGCTCTTCGTCCAGCTGGCCAAGAAGCTGGTCTATGGCCTGGTGGATATTGACGGCCTCTACGGCCCCACCGAGGCCGTGCTCCTGGCCGATGAGAGGGCCGCCCCCAGGGCCATCGCCCGGGAGCTCCTGGCCCAGGCAGAACATGACCCCCTGGCCCGGGCCCTCTTCCTTACCTCCTCCCGGAGGCTGGCCCGGGAGGTCTCTCTGGAGGTGGAAGGGAGGCTCCCGGGGCTGGAGAGGAGTGAGATAGTGCGCCAGGCCCTGGACAGGGGCGGGGGCATCGTCCTGGTGAAGGGCTTGGAGGAGGGCATAGGGCTTATCAATGCCTTTGCCCCGGAGCATGTGGCCCTCTTCCTGGAGGAGCCCTGGCCCTGGGTGGAGAAGATAGAGAATGCCGGGGGGATTTTCCTGGGGGCGGTGGGTGCCCTGGGGGACTACATGGCCGGGCCCAGCCACGTCCTGCCCACCGGGGGGACAGCCCGGTTTGCCTCCCCCCTGGGGGTGGGGGACTTCCTCAAGCTGACCTCGGTGGTGGCCCTGGAGGAAAAGGAAAGGAAAAGGCTCTCCCGCCGGGCAGCGGTCATCGCCCGGGCCGAGGGCCTCACCGCCCATGCTGAAGCCATGGAGGAAGATTGAAACCGGAAGAGCTGGTCTGCCGCCGTTTTCAGGCCCTCCGGGTCTACGACCCCACCCGCTCGGTGGAGGCCCTGGCGGAGGAGGTGGGGGTGGCGGTGGCAGGCGTGGTGAAGCTGGACGGCAACGAGAACCCCTACGGCCCCTCCCCCCGGGTGAAGAGGGCCCTGGCCCGCTATCCCTACTTCCATGTCTACCCCGACCCCTACCAGAAGGCCCTCAGAAGGGGCCTCGCCGGCTATGCGGGCGTGGGGGAGGAGTCCATTGTGGCCGGGGCGGGCAGCGACGAGCTCATTGACCTCATCCTGAGGCTCTTTCTGGACCCGGGGGATAGGGTGATGAACCTGCCCCCCACCTTTGGTATGTATCCCTTCAGCACCCTGGTCTGCGGGGGGGAGGTGGTGGAGGTCCCCCGCGATGAGGACTTCCACATAGACCTTGAGGGGGCAAAGAAGGCCATCGGCCCCAGGACCAAGGTGGTCTTCATTGCCTCCCCCAACAATCCCACCGGCGACATCTCCGACAGAAAAACTGTCCAGGCCCTCCTGGAGACGGGGATAATCGTGGTGGTTGATGAGGCCTATTATGAGTTCTGCGGGGAAACGGTGATGCCCCTGGTCTCTAAATATGACAACCTGATTGTCCTGCGCACCTTCAGCAAGTGGGCGGGGCTGGCGGGGCTGAGGCTGGGCTACGGGGTCTTTTCCCCCAGCATCGCCGAATATATCATGAAGATGAAGCCCCCCTACAATATCAATGCCGCTGCCCAGGTGGCCGCCCTGGCATCGCTGAAGGACCTGGAATATCTGAGGGGGAGGGTGGAGGCCATACTGAAGGAAAGGGAGAGGCTCTTCCTTGAGCTTTCCCGCCTCATCTATATGCGCCCCTACCCCTCCCGGGCCAACTTCATCCTGTGCCGGGTGATAGGCGGCAGGGCAAAATACCTGTGGCAGGGGCTGAGACAGCAGGGGGTGTTTGTGCGCTATTTTGATACCCCCAGGCTGAGGAGCTTTGTCCGCATCAGCGTGGGCAGGCCGGAAGACACCGATGCCCTGTTGGCGGCTATTAAGGAGGTGGTCCATGGCTAGGTCGGCCAGGGTGTCACGGGAGACCGGGGAGACAGTGGTGAAGGTGGAGCTGGACCTGGACGGGAGGGGGCAGGGGGAAGTCCAGACCGGCCTCCCCTTCTTTGACCATATGCTCCAGCAGTTGGCCACTCATGGCCTCTTTGACCTCAAGGTGTCGGCCACCGGCCAGGACCAGCACCACAAGGCAGAGGATGTGGCCATCGCCCTGGGCCGTGCCCTCCACCAGGCCCTGGGGGAGAAGGGGGGCATCGCCCGTATGGGCCACGCCCTCGTCCCTATGGATGAGGCCCTGGCCCAGGTGGCGGTGGACCTGGGGGGCAGGGGATATTCCCAGATTGACGCCCCTATCGGAGACGCGGAGGGGATAAAAGGTGACCTGATAGCCCACTTCCTGGAAAGCCTGGCCCGGGAGGGGCGCTTCAACCT
This genomic stretch from Chloroflexota bacterium harbors:
- a CDS encoding imidazoleglycerol-phosphate dehydratase; translation: MARSARVSRETGETVVKVELDLDGRGQGEVQTGLPFFDHMLQQLATHGLFDLKVSATGQDQHHKAEDVAIALGRALHQALGEKGGIARMGHALVPMDEALAQVAVDLGGRGYSQIDAPIGDAEGIKGDLIAHFLESLAREGRFNLHAQVRGQNDHHKAEALFKALARALASATRIEKRRLGRPPSTKGVIG
- the hisD gene encoding histidinol dehydrogenase, encoding MKILSSQQARALLERPPLEGYRLPPQVRARIKKAFGHSLQPRGVVERIIDGVRKRGDEALLDFTRLLDGVELPSLEVPREEWERAVEGLPAPLLSALKMAAKRIEAYHRCFRPLYPISTGGGMGYRVRPLKRVGLYIPGGMAAYPSTVLMSAIPARVAGVGEVLVVSPPQKDGSLPAPVLAACSLAGVNRVFRVGGAQAVAALALGTGTVPRVDKICGPGGLFVQLAKKLVYGLVDIDGLYGPTEAVLLADERAAPRAIARELLAQAEHDPLARALFLTSSRRLAREVSLEVEGRLPGLERSEIVRQALDRGGGIVLVKGLEEGIGLINAFAPEHVALFLEEPWPWVEKIENAGGIFLGAVGALGDYMAGPSHVLPTGGTARFASPLGVGDFLKLTSVVALEEKERKRLSRRAAVIARAEGLTAHAEAMEED
- the hisC gene encoding histidinol-phosphate transaminase, encoding MVCRRFQALRVYDPTRSVEALAEEVGVAVAGVVKLDGNENPYGPSPRVKRALARYPYFHVYPDPYQKALRRGLAGYAGVGEESIVAGAGSDELIDLILRLFLDPGDRVMNLPPTFGMYPFSTLVCGGEVVEVPRDEDFHIDLEGAKKAIGPRTKVVFIASPNNPTGDISDRKTVQALLETGIIVVVDEAYYEFCGETVMPLVSKYDNLIVLRTFSKWAGLAGLRLGYGVFSPSIAEYIMKMKPPYNINAAAQVAALASLKDLEYLRGRVEAILKERERLFLELSRLIYMRPYPSRANFILCRVIGGRAKYLWQGLRQQGVFVRYFDTPRLRSFVRISVGRPEDTDALLAAIKEVVHG